One part of the Stigmatopora argus isolate UIUO_Sarg chromosome 8, RoL_Sarg_1.0, whole genome shotgun sequence genome encodes these proteins:
- the r3hdm4 gene encoding R3H domain-containing protein 4, with amino-acid sequence MVVLTKQNEDQDYILIEERKCTSLPNSPSKRACPSKKKQFYINQAIRNSDLTPRAKGKKSLRRQENTRFLANLLEKDDDCPKDELEVCSTPAIPSIFTEAWTNDNYIEPWNDFMNCSGEEQERLLSLLEEHVANKKFANCLLKDQRNVHPAFTAQECFQRIDRRLRSTLRRKQIPVGTLEVLEERLLSFFLSRPHSVYTAILSSSFERLLLHAVCQYMDLVSASKNLNGSRQTEVMNKQEDFLPPALLLSAYLDQRS; translated from the exons ATGGTCGTtttgacaaaacaaaatgaagacCAGGATTATAT CCTGATTGAGGAGCGTAAATGCACCTCCCTACCCAACTCTCCTTCCAAGCGAGCGTGTCCCAGCAAAAAGAAGCAGTTCTACATCAACCAAGCCATCCGCAACTCTGACCTCACGCCGAGAGCCAAAGGAAAGAAGAGCCTGCGCAGGCAGGAGAATA CACGCTTTCTTGCCAATCTTCTGGAGAAGGATGACGACTGTCCCAAAGATGAACTGGAAGTATGCAGCACTCCAGCAATCCCGTCTATTTTCACAGAGGCCTGGACCAATGACAACTACATCGAG CCATGGAATGACTTCATGAATTGTTCAGGAGAAGAGCAGGAAAGACTTTTGTCTTTGCTCGAGGAGCATGTGGCCAACAAGAAATTTGCCAATTGTCTTCTTAAAGACCAGAGGAATG TACATCCTGCCTTCACAGCTCAGGAATGTTTCCAGAGAATTGACCGAAGACTGCGATCAACTCTGAGACGGAAACAAATCCCTGTT GGAACTCTTGAAGTGCTCGAGGAAAGACTTTTGAGCTTCTTCCTCTCTCGACCTCATTCAGTTTACACAGCCATTCTCTCAAGCAG CTTTGAAAGACTGCTTCTCCATGCCGTCTGCCAGTACATGGACCTTGTGTCTGCAA GTAAAAACTTGAATGGGTCTCGTCAGACCGAAGTGATGAACAAACAGGAGGACTTTCTGCCTCCTGCACTTCTGTTGTCGGCCTATTTGGACCAAAGAAGCTGA
- the LOC144079227 gene encoding uncharacterized protein LOC144079227 produces the protein MEDNVNVQALRARFSSRSRSRSSSSSSASMPNTISNSPLSHWPALVRPIPSTAERNNVPKPDMVKHQRGEAKAAPTPPEPNTKKPTPYPSSANKVKHTGEMLEKMMLGKALVGSIAPSPVPTSTRPLQLRSTSDVIPLRMPLPPEGPLPLKPKRPRNIHLQQFLNISRPAWPPLAHKSSEPRQISAVAVTAPSNPLPQTFNPSRQEKQVTSLHVNNGSYDDIANLEEAEYWNNSSSHGTESGEWDIYDHIDEDQVRVNLDKKVEEQKKENEHRRKFQLHAEEEILYTARACHDWYGGGKDDLRVHQGDSVEILRVKNNPEGKWLARSANGKYGYISNTCVDVDCEAAKREFLQLTRRTEAATLPPPPPDPPQVFYMESNNSSIPSADYFYDGFHLSTDNFPLPPTKMK, from the exons ATG gaaGACAATGTTAATGTCCAGGCTCTGAGGGCTAGGTTCAGCAGCAGAAGCAGAAgcagaagcagcagcagcagcagcgccaGCATGCCCAACACCATTAGCAACTCTCCACTATCCCACTGGCCTGCTTTGGTGAGACCAATCCCCTCAACAGCAGAGAGGAACAATGTTCCTAAACCAGACATGGTGAAGCACCAAAGAGGAGAAGCAAAGGCAGCCCCCACTCCACCTGAGCCGAATACAAAAAAACCTACCCCATACCCGTCAAGTGCTAATAAGGTCAAACACACAGGGGAGATGCTAGAAAAAATGATGTTGGGGAAGGCGCTAGTAGGTTCCATTGCTCCCTCTCCAGTGCCAACTTCAACTCGGCCACTGCAACTGAGGAGCACAAGTGATGTCATTCCACTTAGAATGCCGCTCCCCCCAGAAGGACCCCTTCCCTTGAAACCTAAACGACCTCGCAACATTCATCTTCAGCAATTCCTGAACATCAGCAGGCCTGCTTGGCCACCGCTTGCTCACAAAA GCTCAGAGCCAAGACAAATATCTGCAGTTGCAGTGACCGCTCCATCAAATCCCCTTCCACAAACCTTCAACCCAAGCAGGCAAGAGAAGCAAGTGACCTCTCT GCACGTCAATAATGGCAGTTATGATGACATTGCAAACTTGGAGGAAGCAG AATACTGGAACAACAGTAGCTCACATGGGACAGAGAGC GGTGAATGGGACATCTATGACCACATTGATGA GGACCAAGTGAGGGTGAATCTTGACAAAAAGGTGGAGgaacagaaaaaagaaaacgagCATAGGAGAAAATTCCAG CTGCACGCTGAGGAAGAAATTCTTTACACTGCCAGAGCTTGCCACGACTGGTACGGTGGAGGCAAAGATGACCTCAGGGTCCACCAAGGTGACAGTGTAGAAATCCTCCGCGTAAAGAATAACCCAGAGGGCAAGTGGTTGGCTCGTTCCGCGAATGGAAAGT ATggatatatcagcaacacgtgTGTGGATGTTGACTGTGAGGCTGCAAAGCGTGAATTCTTACAGTTAACCAGAAGAACAGAGGCAGCAACTTTACCTCCTCCACCTCCTGACCCACCGCAGGTGTTCTACATGGAGTCCAATAACAG TTCGATTCCCAGTGCAG ATTATTTCTATGATGGTTTTCATCTATCAACTGACAATTTTCCGCTGCCgccaacaaaaatgaaatga
- the LOC144079247 gene encoding amyloid-beta A4 precursor protein-binding family A member 3 isoform X2 has protein sequence MDPCSAVSSPATSDTHPLTSFDRGPDAIEVDSQVVELDSYNMMEPPPLDWKSDSSAEIGSTEELEDGNFPSAEKINSDEVPIDDASVLSDINRQEPSPDQTNSEKNNQVQLKEDGDDQERTSYDDYGTEVEDEVAKQIQVDEDHNRIQRLLCQLQLVDKNDDSCFTEHQQSNLGDLELCSSLANLADDSTETTGLLFSESHQRDVMGLLQCVEIGNTSHPCCSPLKEVMDAVVSVSYNQDDAHSFLEHYEDSQQGACREEPENFSPVSDSPNPVWVKLGEEPGAAAETEQNIDNHPSYKDVPGPCEPEDLLDGVIFGANYLGSTQLKSDKNPSTHARMTQAQEAVDRIKAPEGETQPMTEVDLFISTQRIKVLSADTEEAMMDHSLQMISYIADIGDIVVLMARRKRKGQGSASPPSSASASPKPQKCLMICHVFSSVDAQVIAQAIGQAFAVAYQQFLQANGIKASDLRPGEYSDYLESQELYNGDLAHFSDSQNIREVVITKAPGEILGLAVVESGWGSIVPTVMVANLLHGGPAESCGELSIGDRIMSVNGTSLVGLPITTCQNIIQDLKTQKYVKLNIVHCPPVTMAIIRRPEPKYQLGFSVEDGIICSLMRGGIAERGGIRVGHRIIEINGQSVVATPHDKIIQILTDALGEIHLKTMPASTYRLLTGQEQPVFL, from the exons ATGGACCCGTGCTCTGCTGTATCATCCCCTGCAACATCAGACACTCATCCTTTGACTTCTTTTGACCGAGGGCCTGATGCGATTGAGGTCGATTCACAGGTAGTGGAGTTGGACTCTTACAACATGATGGAGCCTCCTCCCTTAGACTGGAAGTCCGACTCCTCTGCTGAAATAGGTTCCACGGAAGAACTGGAAGATGGCAACTTCCCCTCTGCAGAAAAGATCAACTCAGATGAGGTTCCAATAGACGATGCCAGCGTGCTTTCCGATATAAACCGACAGGAGCCATCGCCAGACCAAACCAATTCCGAAAAGAACAATCAAGTGCAATTAAAGGAAGATGGAGATGACCAAGAGAGAACTTCATATGATGATTATGGAACGGAAGTGGAGGATGAGGTAGCCAAGCAAATACAAGTTGATGAAGACCACAACCGTATCCAAAGGTTGCTTTGCCAACTTCAGCTAGTGGATAAAAATGATGATTCTTGCTTCACTGAGCATCAACAGTCGAATCTTGGCGATCTCGAGCTATGTTCTTCATTAGCAAACCTGGCAGATGACAGCACTGAAACCACAGGATTGTTGTTTTCTGAAAGCCACCAGAGAGACGTGATGGGGTTGCTGCAGTGTGTAGAAATTGGGAACACGTCCCACCCCTGCTGCAGTCCTCTCAAAGAGGTAATGGATGCTGTTGTGTCAGTTTCATACAACCAGGACGATGCCCACAGTTTCTTGGAACATTATGAGGATAGTCAACAGGGGGCATGCAGGGAAGAACCTGAAAACTTTTCACCAGTTAGTGACTCACCCAATCCAGTATGGGTGAAACTGGGAGAAGAGCCAGGAGCTGCTGCTGAGACTGAACAG AATATCGATAACCATCCTTCATACAAAGATG TTCCCGGTCCGTGTGAGCCCGAAGACCTGTTAGATGGAGTTATATTTGGTGCCAATTACCTAGGCTCCACGCAGCTCAAATCTGACAAGAACCCATCTACCCACGCCCGTATGACGCAGGCTCAGGAGGCGGTGGACCGTATTAAG GCACCAGAAGGGGAAACCCAACCCATGACCGAGGTGGATCTGTTCATCTCCACTCAGAGGATCAAAGTTCTCTCTGCTGACACAGAG GAGGCCATGATGGATCACTCTTTGCAGATGATTTCTTACATCGCAGATATTGGTGATATTGTGGTCCTTATGGCACGCAGGAAGCGTAAAGGGCAGGGAAGCGCCTCACCGCCATCGTCCGCTTCCGCCTCTCCCAAACCTCAGAAGTGCTTAATGATCTGCCACGTCTTCTCCTCTGTAGAC GCTCAGGTCATAGCTCAGGCTATCGGTCAAGCATTCGCGGTGGCCTATCAGCAGTTCCTTCAAGCCAATGGCATCAAGGCTAGTGATTTGCGGCCTGGCGAGTACAGCGACTACCTCGAAAGCCAGGAGCTTTACAATGGAGACCTGGCACACTTTTCTGACTCCCAGAATATCAGAGAG GTTGTGATCACCAAGGCCCCAGGGGAAATTTTGGGGTTGGCAGTGGTGGAATCAGGCTGGGGCTCTATTGTGCCCACAGTGATGGTGGCCAATCTCCTTCACGGAGGTCCTGCTGAGTCCTGTGGCGAACTCAGTATTGGGGATCGCATCATGTCCGTCAATGGCACCAGCTTGGTTGGTTTGCCTATCACCACGTGTCAAAATATCATTCAG GACTTGAAAACCCAGAAGTACGTTAAACTCAACATTGTCCACTGTCCTCCTGTCACCATGGCGATTATCAGGAGACCGGAACCCAAGTATCAGTTAGGATTCAGTGTGGAAGATGGTATC ATTTGTAGTCTGATGCGAGGTGGGATAGCAGAAAGAGGAGGCATCCGAGTTGGACACCGTATTATTGAAATTAACGGACAAAGTGTTGTCGCCACACCGCATGACAAAATCATTCAAATCCTCACTGATGCGCTTGGCGAA ATTCATTTGAAGACCATGCCCGCCTCAACATATCGACTCTTAACAGGACAAGAGCAGCCAGTGTTTCTTTGA
- the LOC144079247 gene encoding amyloid-beta A4 precursor protein-binding family A member 3 isoform X1, with amino-acid sequence MLVLSEFANKVTHVGFQQVQKMDPCSAVSSPATSDTHPLTSFDRGPDAIEVDSQVVELDSYNMMEPPPLDWKSDSSAEIGSTEELEDGNFPSAEKINSDEVPIDDASVLSDINRQEPSPDQTNSEKNNQVQLKEDGDDQERTSYDDYGTEVEDEVAKQIQVDEDHNRIQRLLCQLQLVDKNDDSCFTEHQQSNLGDLELCSSLANLADDSTETTGLLFSESHQRDVMGLLQCVEIGNTSHPCCSPLKEVMDAVVSVSYNQDDAHSFLEHYEDSQQGACREEPENFSPVSDSPNPVWVKLGEEPGAAAETEQNIDNHPSYKDVPGPCEPEDLLDGVIFGANYLGSTQLKSDKNPSTHARMTQAQEAVDRIKAPEGETQPMTEVDLFISTQRIKVLSADTEEAMMDHSLQMISYIADIGDIVVLMARRKRKGQGSASPPSSASASPKPQKCLMICHVFSSVDAQVIAQAIGQAFAVAYQQFLQANGIKASDLRPGEYSDYLESQELYNGDLAHFSDSQNIREVVITKAPGEILGLAVVESGWGSIVPTVMVANLLHGGPAESCGELSIGDRIMSVNGTSLVGLPITTCQNIIQDLKTQKYVKLNIVHCPPVTMAIIRRPEPKYQLGFSVEDGIICSLMRGGIAERGGIRVGHRIIEINGQSVVATPHDKIIQILTDALGEIHLKTMPASTYRLLTGQEQPVFL; translated from the exons ATGCTGGTTTTGTCTGAATTTGCAAATAAAGTAACACATGTGGGCTTTCAACAGGTACAAAAAATGGACCCGTGCTCTGCTGTATCATCCCCTGCAACATCAGACACTCATCCTTTGACTTCTTTTGACCGAGGGCCTGATGCGATTGAGGTCGATTCACAGGTAGTGGAGTTGGACTCTTACAACATGATGGAGCCTCCTCCCTTAGACTGGAAGTCCGACTCCTCTGCTGAAATAGGTTCCACGGAAGAACTGGAAGATGGCAACTTCCCCTCTGCAGAAAAGATCAACTCAGATGAGGTTCCAATAGACGATGCCAGCGTGCTTTCCGATATAAACCGACAGGAGCCATCGCCAGACCAAACCAATTCCGAAAAGAACAATCAAGTGCAATTAAAGGAAGATGGAGATGACCAAGAGAGAACTTCATATGATGATTATGGAACGGAAGTGGAGGATGAGGTAGCCAAGCAAATACAAGTTGATGAAGACCACAACCGTATCCAAAGGTTGCTTTGCCAACTTCAGCTAGTGGATAAAAATGATGATTCTTGCTTCACTGAGCATCAACAGTCGAATCTTGGCGATCTCGAGCTATGTTCTTCATTAGCAAACCTGGCAGATGACAGCACTGAAACCACAGGATTGTTGTTTTCTGAAAGCCACCAGAGAGACGTGATGGGGTTGCTGCAGTGTGTAGAAATTGGGAACACGTCCCACCCCTGCTGCAGTCCTCTCAAAGAGGTAATGGATGCTGTTGTGTCAGTTTCATACAACCAGGACGATGCCCACAGTTTCTTGGAACATTATGAGGATAGTCAACAGGGGGCATGCAGGGAAGAACCTGAAAACTTTTCACCAGTTAGTGACTCACCCAATCCAGTATGGGTGAAACTGGGAGAAGAGCCAGGAGCTGCTGCTGAGACTGAACAG AATATCGATAACCATCCTTCATACAAAGATG TTCCCGGTCCGTGTGAGCCCGAAGACCTGTTAGATGGAGTTATATTTGGTGCCAATTACCTAGGCTCCACGCAGCTCAAATCTGACAAGAACCCATCTACCCACGCCCGTATGACGCAGGCTCAGGAGGCGGTGGACCGTATTAAG GCACCAGAAGGGGAAACCCAACCCATGACCGAGGTGGATCTGTTCATCTCCACTCAGAGGATCAAAGTTCTCTCTGCTGACACAGAG GAGGCCATGATGGATCACTCTTTGCAGATGATTTCTTACATCGCAGATATTGGTGATATTGTGGTCCTTATGGCACGCAGGAAGCGTAAAGGGCAGGGAAGCGCCTCACCGCCATCGTCCGCTTCCGCCTCTCCCAAACCTCAGAAGTGCTTAATGATCTGCCACGTCTTCTCCTCTGTAGAC GCTCAGGTCATAGCTCAGGCTATCGGTCAAGCATTCGCGGTGGCCTATCAGCAGTTCCTTCAAGCCAATGGCATCAAGGCTAGTGATTTGCGGCCTGGCGAGTACAGCGACTACCTCGAAAGCCAGGAGCTTTACAATGGAGACCTGGCACACTTTTCTGACTCCCAGAATATCAGAGAG GTTGTGATCACCAAGGCCCCAGGGGAAATTTTGGGGTTGGCAGTGGTGGAATCAGGCTGGGGCTCTATTGTGCCCACAGTGATGGTGGCCAATCTCCTTCACGGAGGTCCTGCTGAGTCCTGTGGCGAACTCAGTATTGGGGATCGCATCATGTCCGTCAATGGCACCAGCTTGGTTGGTTTGCCTATCACCACGTGTCAAAATATCATTCAG GACTTGAAAACCCAGAAGTACGTTAAACTCAACATTGTCCACTGTCCTCCTGTCACCATGGCGATTATCAGGAGACCGGAACCCAAGTATCAGTTAGGATTCAGTGTGGAAGATGGTATC ATTTGTAGTCTGATGCGAGGTGGGATAGCAGAAAGAGGAGGCATCCGAGTTGGACACCGTATTATTGAAATTAACGGACAAAGTGTTGTCGCCACACCGCATGACAAAATCATTCAAATCCTCACTGATGCGCTTGGCGAA ATTCATTTGAAGACCATGCCCGCCTCAACATATCGACTCTTAACAGGACAAGAGCAGCCAGTGTTTCTTTGA
- the pex11g gene encoding peroxisomal membrane protein 11C: protein MQHSVDSLVRLLESYRGRDKVIRTFCYGSQLIGGILSRKEEADASSHNLGKSLLLFSAQLSHCRTVLRLFDDISMLAYSHSYGFGSQEKDGIVRWISVLTNMADQFYYPCEHVAWAADAHLVRVKSERWWLFGTVLWGTSLLLGILRSIRILMLLKQKLRKCDKDASSRHQIHKRIQVELLCIFGCLTDLSNAIHWMPRGFLWAGQFPPWLVGLMGTVSSLVGLIKLQVDCDQTCAAE from the exons ATGCAGCACTCCGTCGACTCGCTTGTTCGGCTGCTAGAGTCCTACAGGGGAAGAGATAAAGTC ATCAGGACTTTCTGCTATGGCTCCCAGTTGATCGGAGGCATTCTTTCACGTAAGGAAGAGGCAGATGCTTCGTCCCATAACCTTGGGAAAAGTCTGCTCCTGTTTTCTGCCCAGCTAAGCCACTGCAGGACGGTGCTGAGGCTGTTCGATGATATATCCATGTTGGCTTATTCCCACAGCTATGGATTTGGATCCCAG GAAAAAGATGGAATTGTGCGCTGGATATCAGTACTGACAAACATGGCCGACCAGTTCTACTACCCATGCGAACACGTGGCCTGGGCCGCCGATGCTCATCTCGTTCGAGTCAAGTCGGAAAGATGGTGGCTCTTTGGCACGGTGCTGTGGGGAACTTCACTACTCTTGGGGATACTCAG gTCAATCCGAATCCTGATGCTGCTCAAGCAGAAGCTTAGGAAATGTGACAAAGATGCAAGCAG CCGCCATCAGATCCACAAGCGAATACAAGTGGAGTTGTTGTGTATCTTTGGATGTCTGACTGATCTCAGTAACGCTATCCACTGGATGCCACGTGGCTTcctgtgggccggacaattccCTCCCTGGCTCGTAGGGTTGATGGGCACTGTCTCCTCTCTCGTTGGTTTGATCAAGCTCCAAGTAGACTGTGATCAAACGTGCGCTGCTGAATGA